In Streptomyces sp. NBC_01439, the following are encoded in one genomic region:
- a CDS encoding polysaccharide deacetylase family protein, with the protein MDVVRRSALTGLLCAGFAGFTGFVPSSPASAAPGRTARATVGPRPPAALLGEEIRRLPTSHKALALTFNAAWDVDGIDTVLAELRRRKLPATFFPTGEFAETHPAAVRSIADAGHGLGNHSHSHPSFDDLSTAERANEVREADAAIRAASGTEPLPFFRFPYSSTTPESIADVNDLGYAAIEFSTDTNGYLGPQGGMSVDKAVERAVDAFAPGAIIQMHVGSNGSGVVLDAEALPLIVDAALAADYEVIDLRRFLEAEAGLR; encoded by the coding sequence GTGGATGTGGTACGACGCTCCGCCCTGACGGGCCTGCTGTGCGCGGGGTTCGCCGGGTTCACCGGGTTCGTGCCCTCCTCGCCCGCCTCGGCCGCGCCGGGGCGCACCGCCCGGGCCACCGTCGGTCCCCGCCCGCCGGCCGCGCTGCTGGGTGAGGAGATCCGCCGGCTACCCACCTCCCACAAGGCACTGGCCCTGACCTTCAACGCCGCCTGGGACGTCGACGGGATCGACACGGTGCTGGCCGAACTGCGCCGGCGAAAGCTGCCCGCCACCTTCTTCCCGACCGGGGAGTTCGCCGAGACCCACCCCGCGGCGGTGCGCTCCATCGCCGATGCGGGTCACGGCCTCGGCAACCACTCGCACAGCCACCCCTCCTTCGACGACCTCAGCACCGCCGAACGGGCGAACGAGGTCCGCGAAGCCGACGCGGCCATCCGGGCGGCGTCCGGGACCGAGCCCCTGCCGTTCTTCCGGTTCCCCTACAGCTCCACGACCCCGGAGTCCATCGCCGACGTCAACGACCTGGGCTACGCGGCGATCGAGTTCAGCACCGACACGAACGGCTACCTGGGCCCGCAGGGAGGCATGAGCGTGGACAAGGCCGTCGAACGGGCCGTCGACGCCTTCGCGCCCGGGGCGATCATCCAGATGCACGTCGGCAGCAACGGCTCGGGCGTCGTCCTCGACGCCGAGGCCCTTCCCCTGATCGTCGACGCCGCCCTGGCCGCGGACTACGAGGTCATCGACCTGCGCCGGTTCCTCGAAGCCGAGGCGGGGCTGCGGTGA
- a CDS encoding SAM-dependent methyltransferase, producing the protein MSRERISAIAHADHPIKSPLADDSVARLLERGLPRGDERVLDLGCGTAEWLLRALETRLQLHAEGVDVSGVALAQARRSASERGVDERLVLHQQEAAGFVSPQPFDLVISVGAAHAFGGLLPTLAAARKHLAPGGRVLIGESFWDRTPSAEAVEMFGDLADLATTVDLVVADGWTPVHGHVSTRSELDAYEWACWGSLAAWALEHPDDPAAAQALETATAARTEWLHGYRDSFGFLCLVLRRTST; encoded by the coding sequence ATGAGCCGCGAACGGATCTCCGCGATCGCCCATGCCGACCACCCGATCAAGTCTCCGCTCGCCGACGACTCGGTCGCCCGGCTGCTCGAACGCGGCCTGCCGCGGGGCGACGAGCGCGTGCTCGACCTCGGATGCGGCACGGCGGAGTGGCTCCTGCGCGCCCTGGAGACGCGCCTGCAGCTGCACGCCGAGGGAGTCGACGTCTCCGGAGTCGCCCTCGCGCAAGCCCGCCGGTCAGCGAGCGAACGAGGAGTCGACGAACGCCTGGTCCTGCACCAGCAGGAGGCCGCGGGCTTCGTCTCTCCCCAGCCGTTCGACCTGGTGATCAGCGTCGGCGCCGCGCACGCATTCGGTGGTCTCCTCCCCACCCTCGCGGCGGCCCGCAAGCACCTGGCTCCCGGCGGCCGCGTTCTGATCGGCGAGTCGTTCTGGGACCGCACCCCTTCAGCGGAGGCCGTCGAGATGTTCGGTGACCTCGCCGATCTGGCGACCACGGTGGACCTCGTCGTCGCCGACGGATGGACCCCCGTCCACGGCCACGTCAGCACGCGCAGCGAGCTGGACGCCTACGAATGGGCCTGCTGGGGCTCGCTGGCCGCATGGGCCCTGGAGCACCCTGACGATCCGGCCGCCGCACAGGCGTTGGAGACGGCCACCGCCGCGCGTACGGAGTGGCTGCACGGCTACCGGGACAGCTTCGGCTTCCTCTGCCTGGTGCTGCGTCGCACGTCGACTTGA
- a CDS encoding FABP family protein, with translation MFESVQENPYPDSHVLGEGPEPHPLLRPALPLLGRWHGRGQGEYPTLEQDFRYEQEIVFSHDGRPFLRYEARAWLIDGSGAPVRPASREAGWWRVTPDAALEVVLAHPTGVVETYVGRVSGTEIEIETKDVALTPLAKEVTGTRRHYTVESDAMTVVHDMAAVGQPLQHHLTTHLRRRPS, from the coding sequence ATGTTCGAGTCGGTGCAGGAAAATCCCTACCCTGACAGCCACGTCCTCGGCGAGGGCCCCGAGCCGCACCCGCTGCTGCGGCCCGCACTGCCCCTGCTGGGACGCTGGCACGGCCGGGGGCAGGGCGAGTACCCGACCCTCGAGCAGGACTTCCGCTACGAGCAGGAGATCGTCTTCAGCCACGACGGCCGCCCCTTCCTGCGCTACGAAGCACGCGCGTGGCTGATCGACGGGTCCGGAGCGCCGGTGCGGCCCGCGAGTCGTGAGGCCGGGTGGTGGCGGGTGACTCCCGACGCCGCGCTGGAGGTCGTGCTCGCCCATCCGACGGGTGTGGTGGAGACCTACGTCGGGCGGGTGTCCGGTACGGAGATCGAGATCGAGACCAAGGACGTGGCGCTGACCCCGCTGGCCAAGGAGGTCACCGGCACACGGCGGCACTACACGGTCGAGAGCGACGCGATGACGGTCGTCCACGACATGGCTGCCGTGGGACAACCCCTACAGCACCACCTCACGACGCACCTGCGGCGGCGCCCGTCGTAG
- a CDS encoding hemerythrin domain-containing protein: MSDAIDLTVMYAVHDALRRELAHLDRLTTVADQDPRQVLATTAGWTLFKKALRAHHTAEDDALWPSLRRNLAGRPRDLALLEAMEAEHAAIGTVIRAIDRALTDPGAGSLWLGQLADALTRGLTGHLQHEEEAVLPLIQRALTAEQWGHFGRVQAQYVGQDAPLLLPWLLDGADERTAEGLLARLPAPAYAACTARWIPAYAALDRWSRSPTA; the protein is encoded by the coding sequence ATGAGCGACGCCATCGACCTGACCGTGATGTACGCGGTGCACGATGCCCTGCGCCGGGAACTGGCCCATCTGGACCGGCTCACCACCGTCGCGGACCAGGACCCGCGGCAGGTCCTGGCCACCACTGCTGGGTGGACGCTGTTCAAGAAGGCCCTCCGCGCCCACCACACGGCCGAGGACGACGCACTGTGGCCGTCGCTGCGGCGGAACCTGGCCGGCCGGCCGAGGGACCTGGCGCTGCTGGAGGCGATGGAGGCCGAACACGCCGCCATCGGCACGGTGATCCGGGCCATCGACCGCGCGCTGACCGACCCCGGTGCCGGCTCGCTGTGGTTGGGGCAGCTTGCCGACGCGCTGACCCGCGGCCTGACGGGCCACCTCCAGCACGAGGAGGAAGCGGTGCTCCCGCTGATCCAACGGGCGCTGACGGCCGAGCAGTGGGGCCACTTCGGCCGGGTCCAGGCCCAGTACGTCGGTCAGGACGCACCGCTGCTGCTGCCGTGGCTGCTGGACGGTGCCGACGAACGGACGGCGGAAGGGCTCCTCGCCCGGCTGCCCGCACCCGCGTACGCCGCCTGCACCGCACGGTGGATCCCGGCGTACGCCGCTCTCGACCGTTGGAGTCGGAGCCCTACCGCCTGA
- a CDS encoding sigma-70 family RNA polymerase sigma factor, translating to MSEKEVLAQRFEEHRSHLRAVAYRMLGSLSEAEDAVQEAWFKLNHSDVTAVENLGGWLTTVVGRVCLDMLRSRGTRREDPLPEQDGQVRLPDPIVSRADGIAPEQEILLADSVGLALMVVLDTLAPAERLAFVLHDLFAVPFDEIAPVLGRSAATTRQLASRARRRVRGATPAPDPDRGRLRAIVDAFLTASRGGDFDALVAVLDPDVVARSDGGALRPSLLRRGAAEVASQAITFARFAEAARAVLVNGVPGVVATAEGRPLSVMAFTIRDGRIIALDILTDPERLARIDLSVLDG from the coding sequence GTGAGCGAGAAGGAAGTTCTGGCGCAGCGCTTCGAGGAGCACCGCTCCCACCTGAGGGCGGTGGCCTACCGGATGCTGGGCTCGCTCAGCGAGGCGGAGGACGCCGTGCAGGAGGCCTGGTTCAAGCTGAACCACTCCGACGTCACCGCGGTGGAGAACCTGGGCGGCTGGCTGACCACCGTCGTCGGCCGGGTGTGTCTGGACATGCTGCGCTCGCGCGGCACGCGGCGCGAGGATCCGCTGCCCGAGCAGGACGGGCAGGTCCGCCTTCCCGACCCGATCGTCAGCCGCGCGGACGGGATCGCCCCCGAGCAGGAGATCCTCCTGGCCGACTCGGTCGGCCTCGCCCTGATGGTCGTACTGGACACCCTCGCCCCCGCCGAGCGGCTGGCGTTCGTCCTGCACGACCTGTTCGCCGTGCCCTTCGACGAGATCGCCCCCGTGCTCGGTCGGTCCGCCGCCACGACCCGGCAGCTCGCGAGCCGGGCCCGCCGCCGCGTCCGGGGCGCGACGCCCGCTCCGGACCCCGACCGAGGCCGGCTGCGCGCCATCGTCGACGCCTTCCTCACGGCCTCGCGCGGCGGGGACTTCGACGCCCTGGTCGCGGTCCTCGACCCCGATGTGGTGGCCCGCTCCGACGGCGGCGCGCTGCGTCCCTCGCTGCTCCGGCGCGGCGCGGCCGAGGTCGCCTCCCAGGCGATCACCTTCGCGCGGTTCGCCGAGGCCGCCCGCGCCGTACTGGTCAACGGGGTCCCCGGGGTCGTCGCGACGGCGGAGGGCCGGCCGCTGTCGGTCATGGCGTTCACCATCCGGGACGGCCGGATCATCGCGCTCGACATCCTCACCGACCCCGAGCGCCTGGCCCGCATCGACCTGAGCGTCCTCGACGGCTGA
- a CDS encoding thermonuclease family protein: MLLIRGSFRVNGGAKPDGDTIPFIPDDVADWKLVPGCTGVLPKADGRASVRLEGIDALETHYTNGSYGPERRQPLKFARAAADALLTWLHFTSVQWHDDGTVTTTPDRVPGYILTSGTDMFGRCVALVGRGTPPAYSGYRIDVDKKKLERTANHHLLSLGLVYPTFYEGLPVDLRDALKAVALEAKEHTPPKGLWAKDVTVEGAEIDGIESITNDDTGVVILPKLFRRLKDYFDFDPENCSLACFPAFLAAGEDKFRILPGDEVLTGFHQLVEITDDQILRMTHPSEDLLFVNG, from the coding sequence ATGTTGCTGATCAGAGGGTCGTTCCGGGTGAACGGCGGAGCCAAGCCGGACGGGGACACCATCCCCTTCATCCCGGACGACGTGGCGGACTGGAAACTCGTGCCGGGGTGCACCGGGGTCCTGCCCAAGGCGGACGGCCGAGCCTCCGTACGGCTGGAGGGCATCGACGCGCTGGAGACCCACTACACCAACGGCAGTTACGGGCCGGAGCGGCGCCAGCCGCTCAAGTTCGCGCGCGCGGCCGCCGATGCCCTTTTGACCTGGCTCCACTTCACCAGCGTCCAGTGGCACGACGACGGGACGGTCACCACCACCCCCGACCGAGTGCCCGGCTACATCCTCACCAGCGGCACGGACATGTTCGGCCGCTGCGTCGCCCTGGTCGGCCGCGGCACCCCGCCCGCGTACAGCGGCTATCGGATCGACGTCGACAAGAAGAAGCTGGAGCGGACCGCCAACCACCACCTGCTCTCGCTCGGCCTGGTCTACCCGACCTTCTACGAGGGCCTGCCCGTGGACCTGCGGGACGCCCTCAAGGCCGTCGCCCTGGAGGCGAAGGAGCACACGCCGCCGAAGGGCCTGTGGGCGAAGGACGTGACCGTCGAGGGGGCGGAGATCGACGGCATCGAATCGATCACGAACGACGACACGGGCGTGGTGATCCTCCCCAAACTGTTCCGCAGGCTGAAGGACTACTTCGACTTCGACCCCGAGAACTGCTCGCTGGCCTGTTTCCCCGCCTTCCTGGCCGCGGGCGAGGACAAGTTCCGCATCCTGCCCGGCGACGAGGTCCTCACCGGGTTCCACCAGCTGGTCGAGATCACGGACGATCAGATCCTGCGGATGACCCACCCCAGCGAGGACCTCCTCTTCGTGAACGGGTGA
- a CDS encoding lysine transporter LysE: MGVRRAVKGAGEFLIEAVGETLGEAILSLLACALLALLVLIAYLSWSFSPRLTIAGAGLFGLFLAHGAWQTFRTPAKGRRRGLAALTAAGFALTAGTAVFLLFYATDCNCF, translated from the coding sequence ATGGGGGTCCGCAGAGCAGTGAAAGGCGCCGGCGAGTTCCTGATCGAGGCGGTTGGCGAAACCCTCGGCGAGGCGATCCTCAGCCTGCTCGCTTGCGCCCTGCTCGCCCTTCTCGTTCTGATCGCCTACCTGAGCTGGTCCTTCAGCCCCCGCCTGACCATCGCGGGGGCCGGACTGTTCGGTCTCTTCCTCGCCCACGGCGCCTGGCAGACCTTCCGCACCCCCGCGAAGGGGCGTCGTCGGGGTCTCGCCGCCCTGACCGCGGCCGGCTTCGCCCTGACCGCAGGGACGGCCGTGTTCCTGCTGTTCTACGCCACGGACTGCAACTGCTTCTGA
- a CDS encoding LysR family transcriptional regulator — MELRDIEIFLVLAEELHFGRTAQRLHVSQARVSQAIKKQERRIGAELFARTSRTVRLTEVGRQFRDDLQPVYAGLHASLERAQLAARGITAQLRVSLMPFNVADLHPYWKAFRARYPHWGLQIRQATFTDVFGQLRSGATDVMVLWLPVEEPDFTVGPTLCTDSRILAVASDHRLAERDSVPLELLADFPHGTAHGLPDYWEDSYLPFHTPRGRRIERITSATSDNADELISHVGMGEIIHTFPGHVTRHWGMSNIRWLPLPDMATMQFALVWRTEAENDLIRALADTVRDLGVFRF, encoded by the coding sequence GTGGAGCTGCGGGACATCGAGATCTTCCTGGTGCTGGCCGAGGAGCTGCACTTCGGCCGGACGGCACAGCGGCTGCACGTCTCCCAGGCGCGCGTCAGCCAGGCCATCAAGAAGCAGGAACGGCGCATCGGCGCCGAGCTGTTCGCCCGTACCAGCCGCACCGTGCGCCTGACGGAGGTCGGCCGCCAGTTCCGCGACGATCTGCAACCGGTCTACGCAGGTCTGCACGCATCCCTGGAACGCGCCCAACTGGCGGCCCGCGGCATCACCGCACAGCTCCGCGTCAGCCTGATGCCCTTCAACGTCGCCGATCTGCACCCCTATTGGAAGGCCTTCCGCGCGCGGTACCCGCACTGGGGGCTCCAGATCCGCCAGGCGACCTTCACCGATGTGTTCGGTCAGCTCCGCAGCGGTGCCACGGACGTCATGGTCCTCTGGCTGCCGGTGGAGGAACCGGACTTCACCGTCGGGCCGACCCTGTGCACCGACTCCCGGATCCTCGCCGTGGCCTCCGACCACCGGCTCGCGGAACGGGACTCGGTGCCGCTGGAGCTGCTCGCCGACTTCCCGCACGGCACGGCCCACGGCCTGCCGGACTACTGGGAGGACAGCTACCTGCCCTTCCACACCCCACGGGGCCGCAGGATCGAACGCATCACGTCCGCGACCTCGGACAACGCCGATGAGCTGATCAGCCACGTCGGCATGGGCGAGATCATCCACACCTTCCCCGGCCATGTCACCAGGCACTGGGGCATGTCGAACATCCGATGGCTTCCCCTCCCCGACATGGCGACCATGCAGTTCGCCCTGGTCTGGCGGACCGAAGCCGAGAACGACCTCATCCGCGCCCTGGCCGACACGGTGCGGGACCTCGGCGTGTTCCGCTTCTGA
- the fusA gene encoding elongation factor G: protein MRANRQPRTTSSPTAVRNLGILAHVDAGKTTITERILFATGVIHKRGEVHHGTTVTDHDPQERDRGITIFAAAVSCAWDGHRVNLIDTPGHVDFSDEVERSLRVLDGAVAVFDAVAGVEPQSETVWRQADRHGVPRIAFVNKLDRAGADLDTAVASIRERLGVVPLVVQLPIGAEGSFSGVVDLLAMRSLNWRTGSDGYQEGPVPEPLREEAARRRRLLEETVAELHADALEEFCSASALTERTLVRALRELTLRGDGVVVLCGSAYRNRGVEPLLDAVLAYLPSPADMPAVRGLVADGVEQERAPDPAEPFTALAFKVTATATGRLTYLRVYAGTLRKGATVLDAATGRTERVGRILRVQADRHEEREEAVAGDIVAVIGLKAARAGTTLCAPGAPLVLEPPSVAEPVVSVAVEARRSIDTGRLSAALARLAEEDPSLVVRTDAESGQTVLSGMGELHLEVAVEKIRSGHGVEVVVGRPQVSYRETVVRGVDGLVHRHVKQDGGAGQFAHVVLDVEPLEEPCFEFRSTVVGGRVPQEYARAVEAGCRDALAEGPLGGFPVTGLRVTLTDGATHSKDSSEMAFRAAGRFGLREALRLSTMELLEPLVEVTVTVPEDGVGGVLGDLAARRGRVCGSTAEAGTAVITAAVPLAELFGYASRLRGRTQGRGTFTTRPAGLAPVPASVAGTLSVR, encoded by the coding sequence ATGCGCGCCAACAGGCAGCCCCGCACCACCTCTTCCCCCACCGCCGTCCGCAACCTGGGCATCCTCGCCCACGTCGACGCCGGCAAGACCACCATCACCGAACGGATCCTCTTCGCGACCGGTGTCATCCACAAGCGGGGCGAGGTCCATCACGGCACCACCGTCACCGACCACGACCCCCAGGAACGCGATCGCGGCATCACCATCTTCGCCGCGGCCGTGAGCTGCGCCTGGGACGGTCACCGCGTCAACCTGATCGACACCCCGGGCCACGTCGACTTCTCCGACGAGGTCGAGCGTTCCCTGCGGGTGCTGGACGGGGCGGTCGCGGTGTTCGACGCGGTCGCCGGCGTCGAACCGCAGAGCGAAACGGTGTGGCGGCAGGCCGACCGGCACGGTGTGCCGCGGATCGCGTTCGTCAACAAGCTGGACCGGGCGGGCGCCGACCTCGACACGGCGGTCGCGTCGATCCGCGAGCGCCTGGGCGTCGTTCCGCTGGTGGTACAGCTGCCCATCGGAGCGGAGGGCTCGTTCTCCGGCGTCGTCGACCTCCTGGCGATGCGCTCGCTGAACTGGCGGACCGGCTCGGACGGCTACCAGGAGGGCCCCGTGCCCGAGCCGCTGCGGGAGGAGGCGGCCCGGCGCCGTCGGCTCCTGGAGGAGACGGTGGCGGAGCTGCACGCCGACGCCCTGGAGGAGTTCTGCTCGGCCTCGGCCCTCACGGAGCGGACCCTGGTGCGCGCCCTGCGGGAGCTGACGCTGCGCGGCGACGGTGTCGTGGTGCTGTGCGGATCGGCGTACCGCAACCGCGGGGTCGAGCCGCTGCTGGACGCCGTCCTCGCGTACCTGCCGTCGCCCGCCGACATGCCCGCGGTACGGGGGCTGGTGGCGGACGGTGTGGAGCAGGAGCGCGCCCCCGACCCGGCGGAGCCGTTCACGGCCCTCGCCTTCAAGGTGACGGCCACGGCGACCGGGCGGCTCACGTACCTGCGGGTCTACGCGGGCACCCTGCGCAAGGGCGCGACGGTACTGGACGCGGCCACGGGCCGTACGGAGCGGGTCGGCCGGATCCTGCGGGTCCAGGCCGACCGGCACGAGGAACGGGAGGAGGCGGTGGCCGGTGACATCGTCGCGGTGATCGGGCTGAAGGCCGCCCGGGCGGGCACGACCCTGTGCGCGCCGGGCGCCCCGCTGGTCCTCGAACCGCCTTCGGTGGCCGAACCGGTGGTGTCGGTCGCGGTCGAGGCCCGGCGGAGCATCGACACGGGCCGGCTGTCGGCGGCGCTGGCGCGGCTCGCCGAGGAGGACCCGTCGCTGGTGGTGCGGACGGACGCGGAGAGCGGCCAGACCGTGCTGTCGGGCATGGGCGAGCTGCACCTGGAGGTCGCCGTGGAGAAGATCCGCAGCGGTCACGGGGTGGAGGTCGTGGTCGGCCGGCCTCAGGTCTCCTACCGGGAGACCGTCGTGCGCGGGGTCGACGGCCTCGTCCACCGGCACGTCAAACAGGACGGTGGCGCGGGCCAGTTCGCGCACGTCGTCCTCGACGTGGAGCCGTTGGAAGAGCCGTGCTTCGAGTTCCGGTCGACGGTCGTCGGCGGACGCGTACCGCAGGAGTACGCGCGCGCCGTGGAGGCCGGCTGCCGGGACGCGCTCGCCGAGGGCCCGCTCGGCGGGTTCCCGGTGACGGGGCTGCGGGTCACGCTCACCGACGGGGCGACCCACTCCAAGGACTCTTCGGAGATGGCGTTCCGCGCGGCGGGCCGGTTCGGGCTGCGCGAGGCCCTGCGCCTGAGCACGATGGAGCTCCTGGAACCGCTCGTCGAGGTCACGGTGACGGTTCCGGAGGACGGCGTTGGGGGTGTGCTGGGTGATCTCGCGGCCCGCCGCGGCCGGGTCTGCGGTTCCACGGCCGAGGCCGGGACCGCGGTGATCACGGCGGCCGTGCCGCTGGCCGAGCTGTTCGGCTACGCGTCCCGGCTGCGCGGCCGGACGCAGGGCCGGGGCACCTTCACCACCCGGCCGGCCGGTCTCGCTCCGGTACCGGCGTCGGTCGCGGGGACCCTGTCGGTCCGCTGA
- a CDS encoding RICIN domain-containing protein — translation MTGRRRRPAAAADHRRKPRRLILVTAATAAAGLIAAGIAYSGIGDGAQAAAPVVEAAAAEAPAAAPARDQEPDPIAAAPANETARGMIYDGLQAAPKGDRCVGVYRTDTGLCTHGPDAPPKGVDITKDIPPAVKEAAPAADPARPAADDPASKEGDGRPQDAPAADASTATKASAPEPAAAAAPAGSQNVAAGPAGQTVQCDGDGSTGNRVQVVYVHAPGKDRYSEYVASFRKWAADADLIYSASAKETGGVRHIRYVTAADCTPTVLNIELSASALAEFSATNNALAGKGLDRRDRKYMIFADTQVYCGIGTFAGDERPGQANQSNFGPSYGRTDSGCWGGHTAAHELGHNLGAVNNSAPNTSRGAHCTDEYDVMCYSDTPYYPQMRNICTNQAAENILDCNHDDYFHTSPKAGSYLATHWNIADNQFLMKSKGGGGGTDPGPNPSPTPTKKPSPTPTKKPSGGPTVTAGQIQSTSVVVSWPKVDGAAWYAVQLNGKHLTWVQSQVLRIYNLQPNTAYKVTVSVRDSAGRDSGPGKAASFRTTGAGGGATTPGTKYVLGNGSSGMAAELWGGRTADGTVLVGGRTNGYAQQQWYFDDAGNGQVRIKSAASGKCLQPGGTPAAGMWVAQQPCAGGNGAQTWKLTSKGGTVTVTDASGGFALTVSNRPYYGYWLLDLQRADGRATQAWTLQKSG, via the coding sequence ATGACAGGACGTCGCAGACGGCCTGCCGCCGCCGCCGACCACCGCCGCAAACCCCGGCGGTTGATACTCGTCACTGCCGCCACGGCAGCGGCGGGGCTGATAGCCGCAGGCATCGCCTACTCCGGAATCGGCGACGGCGCCCAGGCGGCGGCTCCCGTGGTGGAGGCCGCCGCCGCAGAGGCACCCGCCGCCGCACCGGCCCGTGACCAGGAGCCGGATCCCATCGCGGCCGCGCCCGCCAACGAGACCGCGCGCGGCATGATCTACGACGGCCTCCAGGCCGCGCCGAAGGGCGACCGGTGCGTGGGTGTCTACCGCACCGACACCGGGCTGTGCACCCACGGCCCCGACGCCCCGCCCAAGGGCGTCGACATCACGAAGGACATCCCGCCCGCCGTCAAGGAGGCCGCTCCGGCGGCCGATCCGGCCCGCCCCGCGGCCGATGACCCGGCGAGCAAGGAAGGCGACGGGCGTCCTCAGGACGCGCCCGCGGCCGATGCGTCGACGGCCACCAAGGCCTCCGCACCCGAACCCGCAGCAGCCGCCGCCCCGGCCGGCAGCCAGAACGTCGCCGCCGGTCCCGCCGGCCAGACCGTCCAGTGCGACGGCGACGGCAGCACCGGCAACCGCGTGCAGGTCGTCTACGTCCACGCACCGGGCAAGGATCGCTACTCCGAGTACGTCGCCTCGTTCCGCAAGTGGGCGGCCGACGCCGACCTCATCTACTCGGCGAGTGCCAAGGAGACCGGCGGAGTACGTCACATCCGCTACGTGACGGCCGCCGACTGCACCCCCACCGTGCTCAACATCGAGCTCTCGGCCTCGGCCCTCGCCGAGTTCAGCGCGACCAACAACGCGCTCGCCGGCAAGGGCCTCGACCGTCGCGACCGCAAGTACATGATCTTCGCCGACACCCAGGTCTACTGCGGCATCGGCACCTTCGCGGGCGACGAGCGGCCCGGCCAGGCCAACCAGAGCAACTTCGGTCCCTCCTACGGGCGCACCGACTCCGGCTGCTGGGGCGGTCACACCGCCGCGCACGAACTCGGCCACAACCTGGGCGCGGTCAACAACAGCGCCCCGAACACCAGCCGTGGCGCGCACTGCACCGACGAGTACGACGTCATGTGCTACTCGGACACCCCGTACTACCCGCAGATGCGTAACATCTGCACCAACCAGGCGGCCGAGAACATCCTGGACTGCAACCACGACGACTACTTCCACACCAGTCCCAAGGCCGGCAGCTACCTGGCCACGCACTGGAACATCGCGGACAACCAGTTCCTGATGAAGAGCAAGGGCGGCGGTGGCGGCACGGACCCCGGTCCGAACCCCTCCCCCACGCCCACCAAGAAGCCCTCGCCGACGCCGACCAAGAAGCCCTCCGGCGGACCGACCGTAACGGCGGGCCAGATCCAGTCCACCTCCGTCGTCGTGAGCTGGCCCAAGGTCGACGGCGCCGCCTGGTACGCGGTGCAGCTGAACGGCAAGCACCTGACGTGGGTCCAGTCCCAGGTGCTCCGCATCTACAACCTGCAGCCCAACACCGCCTACAAGGTCACCGTCTCGGTCCGCGACAGCGCCGGCCGTGACAGCGGCCCCGGCAAGGCCGCGTCCTTCCGTACGACGGGTGCGGGTGGCGGCGCCACCACTCCGGGCACCAAGTACGTGCTCGGCAACGGCAGCAGCGGCATGGCCGCGGAGCTGTGGGGCGGCCGCACCGCCGACGGCACCGTCCTCGTGGGCGGCCGCACCAACGGGTACGCCCAGCAGCAGTGGTACTTCGACGACGCGGGCAACGGCCAGGTGCGCATCAAGTCCGCGGCCTCCGGCAAGTGCCTCCAGCCGGGCGGCACCCCCGCCGCGGGCATGTGGGTCGCTCAGCAGCCCTGCGCGGGCGGCAACGGCGCGCAAACCTGGAAGCTGACGTCCAAGGGTGGCACGGTGACCGTGACGGATGCCAGCGGCGGCTTCGCCCTCACCGTCAGCAACCGCCCCTACTACGGGTACTGGCTGCTCGACCTCCAGCGTGCGGACGGCCGCGCGACGCAGGCCTGGACCCTGCAGAAGTCCGGCTGA